Part of the Nocardia farcinica genome, GGTGCATCGGCTGCGGCCTGTGCATCGAAGCGTGCCCGACGCGCGCGCTGACCATGACCAACGACTACGAGCTCACCGACGACAACCGCGCCGACCTGATCTACGAGAAGGACCGGTTGCTCGCCCCGCTCGCCCCCGGCATGGTCGCTCCTCCGCACGCGATGGCGCCGGGCACCACCGAGGCCGACTACTACCTCGGCGCGGTCACCGGCGGCGCCCCCGCCGCCGAGCAACCCGCGCCCGCGGGCGCGAAAGGAGGTGCGCGGTGACGCTGGTACTGGCCGCCGAGCCCCTGACCCGAGCTTCCACCGGTGAGGCCGTGCAGTTCTGGATACTGGCTCCGCTGGCGGTGCTGGGCGCGCTCGGCATGGTGTTCGCCGCCAAGGCCGTCCATTCGGCGATCTGCCTGGCCGCCACCATGATCGCGCTGGCGGTGATGTACATCGCCCAGGACGCGTTGTTCCTCGGTGTCGTGCAGATCGTCGTCTACACCGGCGCGGTGATGATGCTGTTCCTGTTCGTGCTGATGCTCGTCGGCGTCGACTCGGCCGAATCACTGCGCGAGACCTTGCGCGGGCAGCGCATCGCCGCCACGGTCGTCGGGATCGGGTTCGGGCTGCTGCTGATGGCCGGAATCGGGATCGGCATCCGGGAGTCGGGAGTCACCTTCCCGGCCACCGGCTTCCCGGGCCGCGACGTCATCGCCGAACTGGCCGAGCTGATCTTCCTGCGGTATGTGTGGGCGTTCGAGCTCACCGGCGCGCTGCTCATCACGGCCACCATCGGCGCGATGGTGCTCGCCCACCGCGACCACTTCGGCGCCAGGACGACCCAGCGCGAGCTGTCCCGCCGCCGGTTCCGCGACGGCGCGAGCCGCGCGACACCGCTGCCGACGCCGGGCGTCTATGCCCGGCACAACGCCGTCGACGTCCCGGCGCGGCTGCCCGACGGTTCCTTCGAGGAACTCTCGGTCAGCACGATCCTGCGGCACCGCCGTACCAGGGCCCTCACCGAGGCGGCCGCGCTGTCGGTCGGCTCCGGGGGCGGCCAGGACGGTCCCGAATCCGCCGACGAGGGAGGCCAGCGGTGAATCCCGCGAACTACCTGTTCCTGTCCGCGCTGTTGTTCACCATCGGCGCGGCCGGAGTCCTGTTGCGCCGCAACGCCATCGTGGTGTTCATGTGCATCGAGCTGATGCTCAACGCGGTGAACCTCGCGTTCGTCACCTTCGCCAGGATGCACGCGAACCTCGACGGGCAAGTGTTCGCCTTCTTCACGATGGTCGTCGCCGCCGCCGAAGTGGTGGTCGGGCTGGCCATCATCATGACCATCTTCCGCGCCCGCCGCTCGACCTCGGTCGACGACGCCAACCTGCTGAAGTTCTGACGTGGATACCGCAACGTTGTCGCTGTTGCCCGCGCTGCCGCTGGCGGGCGCGGTCGTGCTGCTGCTGATCGGTCGCCGCGGTGACCGCTGGGGTCACCTGCTCGGCACCGCCACCGCGCTGGCGTCGTTCGTCGTCGCGGTGGTCGCGTTCGTGGCGATGCTGGGCCGCGCCGAACCCGCCCGCGCGATCCACACCGACCTGTTCTCCTGGGTGCCGGTGGCCGGCCTGCAGGTGGATTTCGGGCTGTCGCTGGATCAGCTGTCGATGTGCTTCGTGCTGCTGATCACCGGGGTCGGCACGCTCATCCACGTGTACTCGATCGGCTACATGAACGCCGATCCCGGCCGCAGGCGGTTCTTCGCCTACCTGAATCTGTTCCTGGCCGCGATGCTGATCCTGGTGCTGGCGAACAACTACCTGGTGCTGTACCTGGGCTGGGAGGGCGTCGGCCTGGCCTCCTACCTGCTGATCGGCTTCTGGTACCACAAGCCCTCGGCCGCCACCGCGGCGAAGAAGGCGTTCGTGGTCAACAGGGTCGGTGACATGGGATTGGCGCTGGCGATGATGGCCATGTTCGCCACCTTCGGCTCGGTCGGCTTCGACACCGTGTTCGCCGCGGCGCCCGGTGCGAGCGAGGCGACACTGACCGCCATCGGCCTGCTGCTGTTGCTGGCCGCCTGCGGCAAGTCCGCGCAGGTGCCGCTGCAGTCCTGGCTCGGCGACGCCATGGAGGGCCCCACCCCGGTCTCGGCGCTCATCCACGCCGCCACCATGGTCACCGCCGGTGTGTATCTCATCGCCCGGTCCAACGCCATCTTCGACCTCGCGCCCGGCGCACAACTCGGCGTGGTGCTCGTCGGTGCGGTGACACTGCTGTTCGGCGCGATCATCGGCTGCGCCAAGGACGACATCAAGAAGGCGCTCGCCGCCTCCACCATGAGCCAGATCGGCTACATGGTCCTGGCCGCCGGACTCGGCCCGGCGGGCTACGCCTTCGCCATCATGCACCTGCTCACGCACGGCTTCTTCAAAGCCGGGCTGTTCCTGGGCGCGGGCTCGGTGATGCACGCGATGAACGACGAGACCGACATGCGCCGCTACGGCGGGCTGCGCACCCTGCTGCCGATCACCTATGTCACGTTCGGGCTCGGCTATCTCGCGATCATCGGGGTGCCGCCGTTCGCGGGATTCTTCTCCAAGGACAAGATCATCGAGGTGGCCTTCGGCGACGGCGGCGCGGGCGGATACGCCCTCGGCACGGCCGCGCTGCTGGGCGCCGGGCTCACCGCCTTCTACATGACCCGGGTCATGCTGATGACGTTCTTCGGTGAACGCCGGTGGGCGCCGGACACCCATCCACACGAGGCGCCCGCGGTGATGACCGGCCCGATGATCCTGCTCGCGATCGGCTCGGTCGCCTCGGGTCTGCTGTTCGTGCTCGGCAACGGGCTGCAGAACTGGCTGGAGCCGGTCGTCGGCGCACACCACGCCGAGCACGCGGTGCCGCCGATCGTGGTGACCGTGCTCGCGCTCGCGGTCGTGGCAGTCGGCGCGGGCATCGCCTACCAGCGCTACGCCCGGGCCGAGATCCCGCGCACCGCACCGGAAGCCGTCGGCCCGCTCACCGTGGCCGCGCGCAACGATCTCTACGGTGACGCGGTCAACGAGGGCCTGCTCATGCGACCGGGCCTGCACCTGACCCGCTCGCTGGTGTTCCTCGACAACCGCGGCATCGACGGCCTGGTCAACGGCACCGCCGCGCTGATCGGCGGGCTGTCCGCGCGGGCCCGCCGCATCCAGACCGGCTTCGTGCGGTCGTATGCCCTGTCCATGTTCACCGGCGCGGCCCTGGTGGCCGCCGCCCTGGTGGCGGTGCGCATCCTGTGAGCGAGGCGGTCGTGAGCGATTTCCCGTGGTTGACCATCCTGTGGCTGCTGCCGGTGGCGGGCGCGCTGGCGGTGCTGGCCGTGCCCGCCGAACGCCGCACCCTCGCCCGCGGTCTGGCGCTGGTGGTGTCGGTGGGTGTGCTCGGCGTGGCCGCCGGTCTGGCGGTCGCCTTCGAACCCGGGGGCGCCCAGTACCAGTTCGTCGAGTCCCGGCAGTGGATCCCGGCGTTCGGCGCGGGCTACACGCTGGGGCTGGACGGGATCGCGCTGGTGCTGGTGGTGCTGACGGCCGCGCTGGTGCCGCTGTTGATCCTGGCCGGCTGGCACGACAACCGCGAGGTCGGCAGCGGCCGCCGGGTCGCGCACACCTACGTCGCGTTGACCCTGCTGGTCGAGGCGATGGTGCTGATGTCCTTCCTGGCCCTGGACATCCTGCTGTTCTACGTGTTCTTCGAGGCCATGCTCATCCCGATGTACTTCCTGATCGGCGGATTCGGCCCGCGCACCGGCGATCTCGCCGCGCGCGCCACCCGATCCCGGGCGGCGGTGAAGTTCCTGCTCTACAACCTGCTCGGCGGACTGATCATGCTGGCCGCGGTGATCGGGCTGTACGTGCTCACCGCGCGGGCGGGCCTCGGCCCCGACGGCGGCGGCACCTTCGATCTGCGCACCGTGGTCGCGGCCGCGAATTCCGGTGCCCTCGGCGCGGGTCCGGCGGTGCTGAACGCGCTGTTCCTCGGTTTCATGTTCGCCTTCGCGGTGAAGGCGCCGCTGTGGCCGCTGCACACCTGGCTGCCGGACGCGGCGGTGGCGGCGACGCCGTCGAGCGCGGTGCTGATGATGGCGGTGGTGGACAAGGTCGGCACCTTCGGCATGCTGCGGTTCTGCCTGACACTGTTCCCCGGCGCGTCGCAGACCTATGCGCCGCTGGTGATCACGCTCGCGGTGATCGGGATCCTCTACGGCGCACTGCTGGCCATCGGCCAGACCGACGTGATGCGCCTGATCGCCTACACCTCGATCTCGCACTTCGGTTTCATCATCCTGGGCATCTTCGCGATGACCAGCCAATCGCAGTCCGGCGCCACGCTCTACATGGTCAATCACGGCATCTCCACCGCCGCGCTGTTCCTGATCGCCGGGTTCCTGGTCTCGCGGCGCGGCACCCGGCTCATCGCCGACTACGGCGGGGTGCAGAAGGTGGCGCCGGTGCTGGCGGGCACGTTCTTCGTGGCGGGCCTGGCGACGTTGTCGCTGCCGGGTCTGGCGCCGTTCGTCAGCGAATTCCTGGTGCTGGTCGGCACGTTCAGCCGGTATCAGGTGGCGGCGGTCTTCGCGACCGGCGCGCTGGTGCTGGCCGCGATCTATGTGCTGTGGCTGTATCAGCGGATGATGACCGGGCCGGTGAAGGCCGGCAACGAGAAACTGCCCGACCTGGTGCCGCGGGAGCTGCTGGTGGTCGCGCCGCTGATCGCCGGGCTCGTGTTCCTCGGCGTGTACCCGAAGGCGGTGCTCGATGTCGTCGATCCCGCGGTCGGCCAGACCCTCACCACCATCGGCCGCCAGGATCCGGCGCCGACGGTGCCCGCGCCCGCCGCCGCGGACCTCCAGGAAGGTGGACACCCGTGACCGCCCAGCCGCTTCCGCTCGCCGCGACGGTGCCCGCCCCGAGCATCGAATACGGCGTGCTCGCACCGATGCTGATCGTGTTCGGCGCCGCCGTGGCCGGTGTGCTGGTCGAGGCGTTCGTGCCGCGCCGGTTCCGCTACGGCACCCAGCTGGTGTTGGCGCTCGGCGGTTCGGCGGCCGGGTTCGTCGCGGTGCTGGCCGTGTGGGGCGCCGAGCAGACGGCGGTGGTCGGCGCGGTCGCCGTCGACGGGGTGACGCTGTTCCTGCAGGGCACGCTGCTGGTGGTGGCGGCGCTCGGCGTGCTGTTGATGGCCGAGCGGCGCGGGACGCGCAGCCGGGTGCGGTCGGGTCCTGGCACGTGGAGCCGGGCCGCCGCGACCCTGGATCGTGGCCTGGACGCGTTCACCCCGCAGGCGGCGGCGGTGCCCGGCAGCGCCGACGAACAGGCCGCCGCGCGCGCGGGTGCGGTGACCACCGAGGTGTTCCCGCTGACCATGCTGGCGGTCGGCGGCATGATGCTGCTGCCCGCGTCCAACGATCTGCTCACCATGTTCGTCGCGCTCGAGGTGCTGTCGCTGCCGCTGTACCTGCTGTGCGGGCTGGCGCGGCATCGGCGGCTGCTCTCCCAGGAAGCGGCGCTGAAGTACTTCCTGCTCGGCGCGTTCTCCTCGGCGTTCTTCCTCTACGGCGTCGCCCTGCTGTACGGGCAGACGGGCACGGTGCGTCTCGGCGGCATCGCCGACGCCTTGGCCGCCCAGCCGCAGGACGATCCGCTGCTGGCGTTGCTGGGGTTGGCGATGCTGGCGGTGGGGTTGCTGTTCAAGGTGGGCGCGGTGCCGTTCCAGGCGTGGGTACCCGACGTCTATCAGGGTGCGCCGACGCCGGTCACGGCGTTCATGGCGGCCGCGACCAAGATCGCGGCGGTCGGTGCGCTGTTGCGCGTGCTGTATGTCGGGGTGCCCGGCCTGGTGGACGACTGGCGGCCGGTGCTGGCGACGGTCGCGATCGCGACGATGGTCGTCGGCGCGGTGCTGGCGGTCACCCAGACCGATGTGAAGCGGATGCTCGCTTACTCCTCGATCACCCACGCGGGCTTCCTGCTCACCGGGCTGCTCGCCGCCGACGACGCCGGAATCCACGCGGTGCTGTTCTATCTCGCCGCCTACGCGCTGGGCACGCTGGGCGCGTTCGCGGTGGTCACCCTGGTGCGCGACGGCGACGAGGAGGCGACCGGGCTGGCGCAGTGGGCCGGGCTGGGCCGCCGGTCCCCCTGGGCGGCCACAGTGTTCGCGCTGTTCCTGCTCTCGTTCGCGGGCATCCCGCTCACCAGCGGGTTCGTCGCGAAGTTCGCGGTGTTCGAAGCCGCCGCCGGTGGCTACGGCGCGGCGGTGGTCGTGGTCGGCGTGCTGACCAGCGCGGTGGCGGCGTTCTTCTACGTGCGGGTGATCGTGATGATGTTCTTCACCGACCAGCCCGCCGACGCCCCCGCTGTCCTGCCCCTCGCGCTGACGCGGGCGGTCATCACGGTGACGGCGGCGGCCACGCTGGTGCTGGGCATGTTGCCCCAGCCGCTGCTCGACCTCGCCGAGCACGCGGCCACCTTGGTGCGCTGAGCACGCCACCGCAGCTGCGCGGTACGCGCCACCTCCGACCGTCAGCGCCGGGCTGCCGAGTCGGTGAGAAAGGCCGCGAATCCGGCCGGATCGTCGACGAACCCGGTGTGATCGCCGGGAAAGACCACCGGCTCGCCGCCCAGCCGGGCGGCGAGCGCACGGGAGGTGCGGTCGCAGAGTTGCCCGGCGGAATCCGCGCCGACGCCGACGACGACCTTCGCGCCCTGAGCGGTGAGTGCGGCGATGTCGGGCTGCCAGGTCACGGTGCCGAGCAGTTCGTGCTCGAACCAGTACCGCTCGGTGGCGGCCTGTTCCGGGTCGCGCGCGCCGCCGAACATCTGCTCGAGCGCCTCGTCGGGGATCGGGATGTTCGCCTGGGCGAAGAACATCCGCCAGGCGCCGACCACGTCCCCGGACAGATAGGTGGCGATCATGGCGTGGGTGCCCGCCCGCAACGCCTCGCGGTCGTCGAGCAGTTCGATGAGCGGCGGTTCGTGCGCGATCACGGTGGCGACCAGGTCGGGGCGCCGCTGGACGAGCGCCAGCGCGCTCACCGCGCCACCGCTGGAACCGAACACCGTGGCCGGTCCGGCGCCGAGATGTTCGATGAGCCGGGCCAAGTCGTCGCCGCGCAGGGCCGGGGTGGAATCGGCGGCCGGGTGGTCGAGCGTACTGCCGCGATGCCCGCGCGGATCGGTGGTGAGCACGGTGTGGGTGGCGGCGAGCTGCTCGGCCACCGCCGCGAAATCCGCCGCCGCCATCGGCGCACCCGCCAGCACGAGGAGCGGGCCCGCGCCGCGCACCTCGTAGTACAGGCGTGCGCCGGGCACGGCGAGTTCACCGGTGCGGGGTTCGCTGATTCGACTGGATGTGGTCATGGGGTCTCCCGGATTGTCGAGGCTTCACCGGAGTCGACGGGGCGGGAGTACCGGATTCATCGGTCGTCAGTCTTCGAGGACGCGTTCGAAGGTGACGCGAACGGTGTTCGGCCCGTCGTAGCCGGGGTAGGCCGCCGTGCTCACCGTGAACCCCATGCGGGCGTGGAAGGCCTGGGACGCGGTGTTGGTGTCGGAGGTGATCGCGCGGACGATCCGCCGGCCCCGGGCGCGAACCAGCGCGAAGAAGCGCTCGTAGAGCGCCCGCCCGAGGCCGTGCCCGTGCAGGTCGGGTGCGACGCCGACGAAGTGGATGTAGGCCTCGTCCGGCCGGGACTGCGAGAGGAACCCGATCAGGAACCCCACCAACTGTCCGTCGCGCTCCACCACCGTGCTGGTGTCGGTGAAGTGCTGGAAGAACAACCGCGGCAAGAGCCCGGCCCGCTGCCGCGACCCCTCCGCCCCGCCCAACCCACCCCACCACTCGTCGAGCACGGCCAACACCCGGGCGTGATCCTCCTCGGTCGGTTCCCGGTACACCAGATCGGTCGACACATCACCTGCTGCATCATTATTTGCCACAATGCATATTCTTGCGCGCCGCGAGCGAGGCGCGTCAATCCGAATCCGGTCCCGAGTGGTTCTTCGGTGGTAGCCAGGTGTTGCCCGGGACCGTCCAGCCGTGGGCTTTGATCATGCGGCGGGCGGCGCGGGCGTGGCGGCCGAGCAGGCGCTCCAGGTAGAGCCGGCCGGCGAGGTGGTCGGTTTCGTGTTGCAGGCAACGGGCCAGGTAGCCGGTGCCCTCGACGGTGATGGGTGCGCCGGTGGCGTCGAGGCCGGTGACCCTGGCCCGGTCGGCGCGGCCGGTCGGGTACCACTCCCCCGGCACCGACAGGCAGCCTTCGAGGTCGCCGTCGGGGTCGGGCATCGTTTCCGGTAGTGCGGAGGTTTCCGCGACCGGGTTGACCACGACTCCGCGATACCGGTGTCCGTGGTCGACCAGGTCGTAGACGAACACCGCGCGCGGGTCGCCGATCTGGTTGGCCGCCAGGCCCGCGCCCTCGGCCGCGGCCAGGGTGTCGAAGAGGTCGTCGACCAGGGCGGCGAGTTCGTCGTCGAACACGGTGACGGGTTGGGCAGGGGTGGTCAGGCGCGGGTCGCCCGCGATG contains:
- a CDS encoding NADH-quinone oxidoreductase subunit J; amino-acid sequence: MTLVLAAEPLTRASTGEAVQFWILAPLAVLGALGMVFAAKAVHSAICLAATMIALAVMYIAQDALFLGVVQIVVYTGAVMMLFLFVLMLVGVDSAESLRETLRGQRIAATVVGIGFGLLLMAGIGIGIRESGVTFPATGFPGRDVIAELAELIFLRYVWAFELTGALLITATIGAMVLAHRDHFGARTTQRELSRRRFRDGASRATPLPTPGVYARHNAVDVPARLPDGSFEELSVSTILRHRRTRALTEAAALSVGSGGGQDGPESADEGGQR
- the nuoK gene encoding NADH-quinone oxidoreductase subunit NuoK → MNPANYLFLSALLFTIGAAGVLLRRNAIVVFMCIELMLNAVNLAFVTFARMHANLDGQVFAFFTMVVAAAEVVVGLAIIMTIFRARRSTSVDDANLLKF
- the nuoL gene encoding NADH-quinone oxidoreductase subunit L — protein: MDTATLSLLPALPLAGAVVLLLIGRRGDRWGHLLGTATALASFVVAVVAFVAMLGRAEPARAIHTDLFSWVPVAGLQVDFGLSLDQLSMCFVLLITGVGTLIHVYSIGYMNADPGRRRFFAYLNLFLAAMLILVLANNYLVLYLGWEGVGLASYLLIGFWYHKPSAATAAKKAFVVNRVGDMGLALAMMAMFATFGSVGFDTVFAAAPGASEATLTAIGLLLLLAACGKSAQVPLQSWLGDAMEGPTPVSALIHAATMVTAGVYLIARSNAIFDLAPGAQLGVVLVGAVTLLFGAIIGCAKDDIKKALAASTMSQIGYMVLAAGLGPAGYAFAIMHLLTHGFFKAGLFLGAGSVMHAMNDETDMRRYGGLRTLLPITYVTFGLGYLAIIGVPPFAGFFSKDKIIEVAFGDGGAGGYALGTAALLGAGLTAFYMTRVMLMTFFGERRWAPDTHPHEAPAVMTGPMILLAIGSVASGLLFVLGNGLQNWLEPVVGAHHAEHAVPPIVVTVLALAVVAVGAGIAYQRYARAEIPRTAPEAVGPLTVAARNDLYGDAVNEGLLMRPGLHLTRSLVFLDNRGIDGLVNGTAALIGGLSARARRIQTGFVRSYALSMFTGAALVAAALVAVRIL
- a CDS encoding NADH-quinone oxidoreductase subunit M, which encodes MSDFPWLTILWLLPVAGALAVLAVPAERRTLARGLALVVSVGVLGVAAGLAVAFEPGGAQYQFVESRQWIPAFGAGYTLGLDGIALVLVVLTAALVPLLILAGWHDNREVGSGRRVAHTYVALTLLVEAMVLMSFLALDILLFYVFFEAMLIPMYFLIGGFGPRTGDLAARATRSRAAVKFLLYNLLGGLIMLAAVIGLYVLTARAGLGPDGGGTFDLRTVVAAANSGALGAGPAVLNALFLGFMFAFAVKAPLWPLHTWLPDAAVAATPSSAVLMMAVVDKVGTFGMLRFCLTLFPGASQTYAPLVITLAVIGILYGALLAIGQTDVMRLIAYTSISHFGFIILGIFAMTSQSQSGATLYMVNHGISTAALFLIAGFLVSRRGTRLIADYGGVQKVAPVLAGTFFVAGLATLSLPGLAPFVSEFLVLVGTFSRYQVAAVFATGALVLAAIYVLWLYQRMMTGPVKAGNEKLPDLVPRELLVVAPLIAGLVFLGVYPKAVLDVVDPAVGQTLTTIGRQDPAPTVPAPAAADLQEGGHP
- the nuoN gene encoding NADH-quinone oxidoreductase subunit NuoN, with translation MLIVFGAAVAGVLVEAFVPRRFRYGTQLVLALGGSAAGFVAVLAVWGAEQTAVVGAVAVDGVTLFLQGTLLVVAALGVLLMAERRGTRSRVRSGPGTWSRAAATLDRGLDAFTPQAAAVPGSADEQAAARAGAVTTEVFPLTMLAVGGMMLLPASNDLLTMFVALEVLSLPLYLLCGLARHRRLLSQEAALKYFLLGAFSSAFFLYGVALLYGQTGTVRLGGIADALAAQPQDDPLLALLGLAMLAVGLLFKVGAVPFQAWVPDVYQGAPTPVTAFMAAATKIAAVGALLRVLYVGVPGLVDDWRPVLATVAIATMVVGAVLAVTQTDVKRMLAYSSITHAGFLLTGLLAADDAGIHAVLFYLAAYALGTLGAFAVVTLVRDGDEEATGLAQWAGLGRRSPWAATVFALFLLSFAGIPLTSGFVAKFAVFEAAAGGYGAAVVVVGVLTSAVAAFFYVRVIVMMFFTDQPADAPAVLPLALTRAVITVTAAATLVLGMLPQPLLDLAEHAATLVR
- a CDS encoding alpha/beta fold hydrolase; the encoded protein is MTTSSRISEPRTGELAVPGARLYYEVRGAGPLLVLAGAPMAAADFAAVAEQLAATHTVLTTDPRGHRGSTLDHPAADSTPALRGDDLARLIEHLGAGPATVFGSSGGAVSALALVQRRPDLVATVIAHEPPLIELLDDREALRAGTHAMIATYLSGDVVGAWRMFFAQANIPIPDEALEQMFGGARDPEQAATERYWFEHELLGTVTWQPDIAALTAQGAKVVVGVGADSAGQLCDRTSRALAARLGGEPVVFPGDHTGFVDDPAGFAAFLTDSAARR
- a CDS encoding GNAT family N-acetyltransferase, which gives rise to MSTDLVYREPTEEDHARVLAVLDEWWGGLGGAEGSRQRAGLLPRLFFQHFTDTSTVVERDGQLVGFLIGFLSQSRPDEAYIHFVGVAPDLHGHGLGRALYERFFALVRARGRRIVRAITSDTNTASQAFHARMGFTVSTAAYPGYDGPNTVRVTFERVLED
- a CDS encoding peptide deformylase, with translation MAIRPILIAGDPRLTTPAQPVTVFDDELAALVDDLFDTLAAAEGAGLAANQIGDPRAVFVYDLVDHGHRYRGVVVNPVAETSALPETMPDPDGDLEGCLSVPGEWYPTGRADRARVTGLDATGAPITVEGTGYLARCLQHETDHLAGRLYLERLLGRHARAARRMIKAHGWTVPGNTWLPPKNHSGPDSD